The stretch of DNA cattaaaattgtcaattttcagaccttttaatcactagtcaaatgatatcgaaaaatcattaaatttaatttttaaatatttttaatagtatagatcaagtctaacggagccgattgtcgatttggaagccgcattattgaaaacaacttggtagcacggaagcctccgtgctatcgatagtatacgaatatatatatatatatatatatatgcttcgtgctattaatagcatagtaNCCACGATGGTTCAAAAGACGGTAATCTAGATGGTAAAAGTAGTAAAAGTGGGCAATCTagtatgataagttggttggtgggtgagttgggatcgCCCGGGTCTAGTAGGATTGTCGTGTAGAGAATTAGGTTACCGGTTTTTGAACCATCGTGGTCACTGAACCACGATAATTATCATATAATCGGATCAAGATTATCTCAGGTCGATGATACGATAATTATCGTGCTTCGTGAACCACGATGGTTCAAAAAGCGGTAATCTAGATGGTAAAAGTAGTAAAAGTGGGCAATCTAATatatgcttcgtgctattaatagcatagtagccagactaatatagaactaggctaatatactattaatagcaccaagtcattggtgctaccaagtttttggccattagattaatatactaatatagaactaggctaatatatatatatatatagagtccagccatggtgcttgtaaaagcaccaaacacttggtgcttgtaagtttttaccgttaaatctactcctcggatcattttcaactattagtttatactattcaaccaaccacccactcaaccctagggagcccacatcatcctaaccgcacatctcttaatccaatggctaaaaatctacaagtaccaataacatggtacttttaaaacataggagcttaattttatatatatatatacctcggttggaatactattaatagcatcaagcgttttgtgctattaggtttttagcccttggatgaaaaaatatacgattaggatgatatgcgcccctagggttgagtgagttattggtctaatagtataatttaacgggtaaaaatagtaaaaggattaaatctaaagacggaaaacttaatagcatcaaatgcttagtactattaatagtatcccagtcggactatctctctctttctctacatttgtatatttatctataaaaaataatagaaataaacCTCTTAACTCAACTATAATATTATAAGCAGTGGCTAGATCTAAgagattaaaagaattaaacatACCGGGGTTggagttctaggatgggtgattcCCCTGAAAAAACATAATGTCATAATTGGTATCAAAGACAATTATCAATTAGAAGTGTGAAATGAGTTTTTATGAGCCAGGATTATACAACGGGCAAAGCGTGACTCCCCACCCGATGATTTTTGTGAGTGAAGCGCTACTTCCTACAAGATTGGCTAAGACTAACGAGATGAGTCTCATGTCATATGGTATTTGTAAATATGTTTGAGCCTGACGAGAATGTCAAAACTTAGGAGGAAAGAATGTAACACATTAAGATTTGGAAGACCTATACATAAGGTATACTAGGATTAAATCTCTTAAGCATGACTAGaatcaaaaaattaagagagttaaatgtGCTAAAACTAGAGTAGTTTTAAAACAAATGACCTCTCTAGGAAGTGGGACATCACACCATTTCTCGAGCATCTCACTGTAAAATCGATCTGCAGGCTAAATTGTATCAGGCCTGAGTTCTGTGGTGACGAAGATACGGAATTAAAGGCGTCTCCATCACTGGAGAGGCTGGATTTCAATGAAATGTACGAATGGGAGGAATGGCGCGGCACAGAGTGGTAGATTTCTCAACTCTTCGCGAATTGTCTTTGTTTTCCTGCAGGAAGTTGAGGGCAGTGCCGAGTTTCCCTAGCTTAGAGAAGCTAGTGCTGCAGTTTTGTCGGAAAACGGAGGCAATGCCGAGCCTCACATCTCTCACTAGCTTGGACACAAGAGGTCGTTAAGATCCCAGGGACCCCAGAACTGGAGAAACTTCTATTCTTCTAAGTCGAAACCCACACGCATACATGCAAAGCACTGACGAAAATAGCTATTTCTTTAATCTTTTGCTAGGTAGAAAATACAAATATCAGAGCTCAATGAGGTGATTACAACATTGACATTGTGTCCGTAATTTAAAAATCCTACTAACTATTGCTGATCTTTATGTTGAGAGAAGTATAATACAGAGCAGTCAATAAAAACTCAGCAGCTTCAGTGAGAATCGAAAGGAAAGAACATGATTCCATGGCTTTGAAGAAATCCTTTAAAGGCTAAAACCAGAGAATCACTTTAACTTGCAACATGACTTCTGATTCATCTAAGAGATGAAAATGGTGGAGAAATTCCGTTTGCAAACCTTCAAGGGCAAAGCTAAGAGTTGGACAGAGAGGGGCCAAAAAAGCACAAGAGTAGGAAAGCTAGACTTCTGTCGTTCCGATCGATATGTAAAGAGTTTAAGGTTTACAAGCCCTACTTCACCCCCTGCTTTCTTGAAGCTGTTATCTTTAGTGCTCTGCACAGGCAAAAACCATCCAGCTCAGCTAGAAATCAGAAGAACATGTAACGAAAGGAAAAGGAGAACAGCCATAGATAATCTGATCCGATCAGATGAAGTGGTgaaaatataaagatatatgATAAGGAACTTTCCAATATTACAGATATGAAGATGGAATTGTAGATTGTTTTATATGATCCAGTACCATAAGTTGACTTTAGTAACAAGGAACTTCATGTGAATTAATCATAGATAGTTGAGTACGGAGTTACCATTCGGTGATGATAATACAAAATGTGCAGGATAAGAATTGATATAATGATGAATAGCAAAGAAGTAGTTTCAAATACTACATCTAGGAAGATATGTATTGTATAGAGGTTCAACATAAAAAGTAAGTGATAATAAGGGTTAAGATAGAAGCATTACCATTCCAGAAATTCTCAACTTCTTGTCAAGCTGGATTCTTCAGCATCATTGTGCGCAAATTAAGGCATTTGCCATTCTCATTGCTCGAACTGAGAAACATCAACTTTCTCACCGTTTGTAAGAGCATGCATGATGATTCAACAAGGAAGAACAGTAGTAGGTAATAAATTCTAAAAACCAGAAATCCCTCTTTTTCCTGCTCACTCTCCGAATTTCCTATTCCTCAAAATACTTTCAGCTTGATTAATAGTTAGATGGTGCAATTCCTGTTGTAGCAACCATTCTTTCTTCCTTCTCTCATCAGTTACCAGTACTCTAAGGAAGTAGTCCACATCTTTCGGAGTTATGGTTAAGAGCTTTAAGGAGTTACTTATGAGTGGAAAAAAGGCTTCGGGTCTAACACATAAGGGCCTGAAAACATGAAAAAGCGCTCTCATATCGGCTTTAAATTGATAAACTCCTGACCTAGAGAACTTAACATCACTCCATGGTATACTGCTAAAGACAAAGTAGTCGAGCCCCTCAGCGATGCTTCTCCATAGATCAAGAAAATCTTTGGAGTTAAGGTACAACTTCAATTTTTCGATATGGTCCCTAAGCATATCTAGTGCTTGAACAAACCCAGGAGATATGCCTAGGTTATATTCGTCCATGACCGGAACTTTTGGCTCACTCAGTTCTTTTTCCCACTGATCGATGTTTCGAATGTAATCCCAGCACTGAGCATCAAATTCTAGTAAAAGGACAGACATGATCTCCTCGAGACAATCAGTCTCTAATTTAATAAGATACCCAATTTCATCGGCAAAAAATAACCGCGGATGTTGCTGATTATTATTTCCATCGCCGGTCATCTCTAGGAAGGTGACTTCTTCGTCCCACTCCCGAATAACAGATTCACAGTATCGAGAAGCATTAACCGTACAAGCAACTCTTAGCAAAGCTTCATCCTGTATAGCAGCAGTCATGAGTTCCAAATCTCGGCAACGTTGGAGTAAGATGACAAAGAAATTGTTCAAGAAAATGGTTGCAGAAGACCTAGCAAATTGACTTCTCATTCTCTTGCTTGGCAAAGTTTGGCCTCTTTCGATCATTGCCAGTGCAACTTTAATAACAGAATCTGCAATTGGCGGAGCTTTATAGTCTTCTCTTGtagagagaaggaaaatatCTACTTCTTCCTTATAGCCAAATTCAGATTGCTTTCCAATTCTACATAACCAACTCCTCTCATCCTCCAATTCAGGTTCTAGATTGTCATTAGCAATTTTTAGTTCTATCTCAGCCCATATCTGAAGCCAATCAGAATGCTCATTGAATACTGACAATATCGATAATGATCTCGAGAAGCCCTCGAGCTCTAAAAATGGCCCCGTCAGTTTAATTCCTGAGGAAGAAAGAACTTGCATCCTCTTATCAAAAGTGATTATCAAATCAAGTAAGTCGAGCCAGGAAGAAGATACCTCCAGATTTTCATCACTATTATGGTAGGTGCTTACAAGAACAGGAAAAACTCGTCTTTCTAGGTATGCCAATAGAATTTTGACCATAGCAGTTACCCAAGCTTCTTTGGCACTCAACCCCACTAATCTTGCTTGATCAATCAAAGGCTGCAGCACGCTGTCAACTCCATCCATAAAGTCCTTGGTTACCTTGTAAACAAGAGCAAAAACGAACTTAGGTTGATCGGACCATTTAGAAAAATGATACTCCATCTTTAGCGAAACAGGGTGAACCAACTCATCAATGGCCCAAAGGTCATCTCGATAGCAGGATTGTTTGGTGAAATCCATGTAATGCCGTGCTTCACGCTGGGCCTGCAAATGTTGCAAAGCACATAATGCTAGAAAGTTTTGAGAGTACATCTCTTTCTTCTCGCCATGCATAAGAAAGAGGGGGTTCAGCATCTCTGAGCTCCTATCTCCTTCAATGTCTGATGTCAATAGGGGTGGCGGCCATCCGAGTGCTGCAAGTAGAGCACGGTGATCATTCAGTGCCTGAGGCCTCAAAATGGCCAAAGTTTTTTCCACTCTAGAATCAACAGCTTTGACGAGATTAGCCCAACGGGGCCTACTTTTACTAACTCTTACCAACACATGTTCAATATCCTTCATGATTTTAATAGCAAGAAGCAGCTTTTCTTGCTTCCACATGATGTCCTGCATGATAAATAATGAGATATTAGCATTCAAGATTTCCTTACAGCATATCAGAACTGAAACGGTGTCCTATATCATTACCAattctttctaaaattattatgaggaaaaaagaaaagaaagaaaaggagagaacaGGAAAACTTATACATTAAGATTTGAAGCACGTCGAAGACTTAACGACGTGTTAGTTTTTGGCGTCTGGCTCACAACGGCAAATGCCGCATCTTCAAGGTCGCCAACTAAAGCCTCCAACTGTAATGTAGTTTCTGAAATGTCAGAAGGGGTGTTAATATACATAAAGGAAACTGCACTACAAGGTGTTGCTGCTCATAAGAAGAATTATAGTTCGGATATATTCCAGAGTTACACATGTTTTGCTAAATTTCCACATAAATGCTCACTTGTAGCAATCACTGCAATAACCCACGGAACTTTCTTcgagaataaaagaaaataaagtagACAATAAAATCAGATATACAGATAGAAAGCAATCATACAAATGGATTTACCATACAAATATGTAACAAGCTCACATTATGAGTGTGAAATTGAACGCTAAAGTAACattcaaatcaaactctaagaTCAAAACTTTTCTTAGAAAAACACTTACCAGCATATAAACGAACAGTTTCGATTCTACCAATCTCCTTCGCCAGCAATGGCAGTTGCCCCAGCTCCACATCCCCCTCTCCAACATCCGCACCtttaaaacaaaaatccaacaaaaccCTAATGACTGCCACAAAATCCCACGAAAACATCGGCAACGAGGAAACAAAAAATGCCCTAGTTTTAGATCGGCGAACCCCGAGAACGGCGCGGGAAGGAGCCCTCGGCGAGGTGACCGACGCGGCGGAGGATGGCGCGGACCTCGTTGGAGCGCGCGAGCCACGCCGAGGACGCGCGCGAGAGCTTCTCCtcgaggaggcggaggccgCGCTCGCGATCGGCGCACTCGCGGCTCAGCTGGGCGGCGAGGGAGGGGGCCTTGTGGAGATCGCCATGGGACTTGAAGTGCTCGTCGAGAAACCCTAGGAGGCGCCGGGATACGGCGTCGGGCGCGCTCCACTTTGGCGGCTCCGCCATgggagctctctctctctctctctctctctctctctctcaacggTCAATGTCGGAGGAGAAGCAGTTTTTAAGACGAAGGAAACATAAAGGCACCTGCGGAGTCCGCAGAGCGAGGAAATGGTAGGAGCGGGGTATTAAGTATGCGGACGCACGCAGAGATCCTCCCCGACATGTCGAGGATGTTTTTATTCTCGTTTttcgttttttgttttttgtttttgttttttttttacctctacTTACGTTTGTGATTTCGTGTTATAATTTTGGTTATGGGCCGGTCTATTGGCCCATTATGTTGGGCTTGGTGTTGGGCTCTGTACTGCTTTTCCTTTTTGGGCTGGTTGGGGAACCCATGTAATTCAGTATTTTGGACTCGCAttattatatattgaaaaatgCTACGTGAATagcattaaacaaaaaaattactaaGACTAGTGTAGTGTTAGATTTATACCCTACTTAGAACTTCAGAAGTGTATAAATAGCGatgcttttatattttcttttcagaaaaactacttaaatattttttctaaaagaaaattataaaatacaattAACTAATGTCAATCCAACAAAATTTTGGGttaaaacacaaaaacaaaTTTAGACCTCTTGTAGACATGATGCTCTAGAGTCTATTAGGTTTTACTCGCGACTTCGAAAAATTCGTTATTGATGATATTTGTTTTAGCAGTATTGTCTTAACTTTCGCTCATAATTATACAGATATATCTGCCTTTCGACTTCGATAGGGTGGGGGTCAAACTCGAATTTTCAAACTCTACGTTTCCAAACAGCCTCTTCTTAGTCGTCGTCTCCTTCCTCTGTTAGTAATGTAACTCACTAATGAGCATCAACAACATAATATTTGGAGCAAGTACTAGAGCCCGTACTTAGAAGAAAAATAGCAAttaacttaataaaaaaaaataaaaaaaaactaactagCCTCCACCACTGATCCGCATCATACCCCTGTACATCCGTCTGATTCCCATCAGACGCCAACCGTTAAAAGCTAAATCagaagaaaccaaaaaaaaaaaaaaaacattttaaaaaaaaaaacaaatttc from Ananas comosus cultivar F153 linkage group 18, ASM154086v1, whole genome shotgun sequence encodes:
- the LOC109724233 gene encoding RINT1-like protein MAG2L isoform X1; the protein is MAEPPKWSAPDAVSRRLLGFLDEHFKSHGDLHKAPSLAAQLSRECADRERGLRLLEEKLSRASSAWLARSNEVRAILRRVGHLAEGSFPRRSRGADVGEGDVELGQLPLLAKEIGRIETVRLYAETTLQLEALVGDLEDAAFAVVSQTPKTNTSLSLRRASNLNDIMWKQEKLLLAIKIMKDIEHVLVRVSKSRPRWANLVKAVDSRVEKTLAILRPQALNDHRALLAALGWPPPLLTSDIEGDRSSEMLNPLFLMHGEKKEMYSQNFLALCALQHLQAQREARHYMDFTKQSCYRDDLWAIDELVHPVSLKMEYHFSKWSDQPKFVFALVYKVTKDFMDGVDSVLQPLIDQARLVGLSAKEAWVTAMVKILLAYLERRVFPVLVSTYHNSDENLEVSSSWLDLLDLIITFDKRMQVLSSSGIKLTGPFLELEGFSRSLSILSVFNEHSDWLQIWAEIELKIANDNLEPELEDERSWLCRIGKQSEFGYKEEVDIFLLSTREDYKAPPIADSVIKVALAMIERGQTLPSKRMRSQFARSSATIFLNNFFVILLQRCRDLELMTAAIQDEALLRVACTVNASRYCESVIREWDEEVTFLEMTGDGNNNQQHPRLFFADEIGYLIKLETDCLEEIMSVLLLEFDAQCWDYIRNIDQWEKELSEPKVPVMDEYNLGISPGFVQALDMLRDHIEKLKLYLNSKDFLDLWRSIAEGLDYFVFSSIPWSDVKFSRSGVYQFKADMRALFHVFRPLCVRPEAFFPLISNSLKLLTITPKDVDYFLRVLVTDERRKKEWLLQQELHHLTINQAESILRNRKFGE
- the LOC109724233 gene encoding RINT1-like protein MAG2L isoform X2, with translation MLERGMWSWGNCHCWRRRLVESKLFVYMLLEALVGDLEDAAFAVVSQTPKTNTSLSLRRASNLNDIMWKQEKLLLAIKIMKDIEHVLVRVSKSRPRWANLVKAVDSRVEKTLAILRPQALNDHRALLAALGWPPPLLTSDIEGDRSSEMLNPLFLMHGEKKEMYSQNFLALCALQHLQAQREARHYMDFTKQSCYRDDLWAIDELVHPVSLKMEYHFSKWSDQPKFVFALVYKVTKDFMDGVDSVLQPLIDQARLVGLSAKEAWVTAMVKILLAYLERRVFPVLVSTYHNSDENLEVSSSWLDLLDLIITFDKRMQVLSSSGIKLTGPFLELEGFSRSLSILSVFNEHSDWLQIWAEIELKIANDNLEPELEDERSWLCRIGKQSEFGYKEEVDIFLLSTREDYKAPPIADSVIKVALAMIERGQTLPSKRMRSQFARSSATIFLNNFFVILLQRCRDLELMTAAIQDEALLRVACTVNASRYCESVIREWDEEVTFLEMTGDGNNNQQHPRLFFADEIGYLIKLETDCLEEIMSVLLLEFDAQCWDYIRNIDQWEKELSEPKVPVMDEYNLGISPGFVQALDMLRDHIEKLKLYLNSKDFLDLWRSIAEGLDYFVFSSIPWSDVKFSRSGVYQFKADMRALFHVFRPLCVRPEAFFPLISNSLKLLTITPKDVDYFLRVLVTDERRKKEWLLQQELHHLTINQAESILRNRKFGE